The region CAACATCGAGTACATGGAGTTCTGGATGATGGATCCATTTATGGAAGGCCCTAAGGGCAGGGACGGTGCTTTTGGCGGCAACGTTAACCCTAAGGATCCGGGGCAGCTGGTGCTGAACCTGGGCAATGTATCCGAAGACATCCTGAAAGACAACGAGTACGCCTTTGAGAATGGCCTTCCCGCCGATGCCAGCGATGTGCAGAACCTGGAGACGACCATCTGGGGCCGCGTAACACAGCAGCAGTTCCTGACAGATGCCTTTACAGGTATACCTGGGGGCAGGCAGCGGCAGGATATTGGCCTGGATGGCTTGAATGACGCTGATGAACGCACCTATTTCCAGGACCCTTTTCTAAGCCGCATCCCAGGCGCTCCTCCGCAAAGTGTGTTAGACGACCCATCGGCCGATAACTTCTTCCACCACCTGGACCCGGTGTATGACCAGCAGAACGCGGGCGTGTTGCAGCGCTACAAGAACTTCAACGGCATGGAGAACAACTCGCCGGAGAACAGCCGCTTTGCCAACTATGCCTACCCGGATAAGGAAGACCTGAACGGCGACAACGTTATCTCGGACCTGGAGCAGTATTACGAGTACAAGATTAACCTGACGCCGGGCCAGCTGGAAGTAGGGCAAAATTACATCGTGGACAAAGTGGAAGGCGATGGTGGAGCCATGTGGTACCAGTTCCGGGTGCCGGTGCGCCAGCCAACGGGTAGCGTGGGCAATATCAACGGTTTTAAGTCCATCCGCTTCATGCGCTTGTACATGACCGGCTTCGCAGACCCGGTGGTGGTGCGTATGGCGCAGTTCCAGTTTGTGGCGAACCAGTGGCGCAAGTTCGAACAGCCCCTGACCGAGGGTGTCCCTTGCCTTACCTGTACCGACGATGCCCGCAGCTTTACCGTCTCGACCGTGAACATCGAGGAGAACGGTCCGAATAACCAGGTGTCTGAAAACAACATCCCCTACGTGGTGCCTCCGGGCATCAACCGCCTCCGCGACTACGCCTCCACCAACGACCGCCGCCAGAACGAGCAGTCGCTGCAGCTGTGCGTGGAAGACCTGAAGGATTCCTTCTCAAAGGCTGTGTTCAAGAACCTCTCCCTGGACCTGCTGGCCTATAAGCAGCTGAAGATGTTCATCCACGCGCAGTCGGACGAGCCGGGTATACAAGACGGGGAGATGCAGGCCTTTATCCGTATCGGCACAGACTTTACCCAGAACTATTACGAGTACGTGGTGCCGCTCAAGTTCACGCCTCCCGGAAGCAATACAGCAGAATCAGTCTGGCCTACTGAAAATGAGGTCAACATCCCGCTGCAGGAGCTGGTGGATGCCAAGGCAGAACGTAACATCAACGCGCCGGGCAGTATTTTTGTACCTTATACCGTGACTACGGCCGATGGCAAACTGATCCGCGTGGTGGGTAACCCGGACTTTAGCGAGGTAGAGGGCATTATGATCGGTATCCGCAACCCATCAGATCCAAACACGGATGCCCGCTCGCACTCGGCCTGTATCTGGGTGAACGAGCTGCGCGTGACTGATTTCGTGAACCGTACCGGCTGGGCCTCCAACGCCCGCCTGAACGCTAAGCTGGCTGACTTTGCCAACATAACCGCCACCGGTGGTTATACGACCGTGGGTTTTGGAGGCCTGCAGCAGCCGCTCTCGCTACGCTCCCGTGAGGACATTGCCCAGTTCGACGTGAGTGCCAACATGGTGCTGGATAAATTCCTGCCGGAGCAGTGGGGCGTGAAAGTGCCGATGACGGTACAGTATGGCGTCACCTCTGCCCAGCCGCAGTACGACCCGCTGGACAAGGACATGCCACTGGAACAGTCGCTGACCAAGTTTAATGAGGACGATGCCCGCGAGGAGTATAAGAAGGAAGTGATTACGCGGGAAACGCGCAGAAGCATAAGCCTGCTGAACGTGCGGAAGGAGCGTACCAACCCGGAGGCTAAAGCGCGTATTTACGATATCGAGAACTTCGCCGTGTCCTACTCCTACTCCGAGCGCGTGTTCTCCGACATTGAAACTGACCGCGACTATACCAAGACTTATACCGGCGGCCTGGCCTATACCTTCGATAACACGCCAAGGAACTATCAGCCTTTTGCCAACAGCGAGAAGCTCAACTCGCCCTACCTGCGCCTGATCAAGGACTTTAACTTCTCGCTGCTGCCGAGCCGTTTCTCATTCCGCGCTGACCTGAACCGTTTCTATAACGAAACATACCTGCAGCGTCCGGACCCGGAAACGCGCTTTGTGACGACCCGAGGTATTGAGCCGGTATTCCAGAAGTCGTTCTTCTTTAACCGCATCTACGACATGCGCTGGGACCTGACCAAGAGCCTTACGCTGGACTATACGGCCACCAATCGCTCGGTGGTGGATGAGCCCGATGGCCGTATCAACAGCGAAATCGACTCGTTGCAGTATAAGAACAAGACGATCCGCGAGAACCTACTGAGCGGGGGACGTAACACTAACTTTAATCAGCTCATCGCCCTGAACTATAAACTACCGTTCGACAAGTTCCCGCTCACGGACTGGCTGAGCGCCGACACCCGCTACGCCACCACCTACATCTGGACGGCTGGCTCTACGGCCCTGAACCAGGATACTACCTTTAGACTTGGAAACACGGCTGAGAACAACGTGGAGTTTAGCGTAAACGGCAGGGTGGACCTGGTGAAGCTCTACAACAAGGTAAAGTTCCTCAAAGCCGTGAACACACCAACGACGGCCAAACCAGCCCAGGCGGCTGCCAACGACACGACGGCGGCCAAGGCCCCATCCGAGATGAAGTTCCTCAGAGGCTTAGCGCGGGTGCTGATGATGACCCGCTCGCTGAACGTAACGTACCTGGAGAACCGCGGCTCCATGCTGCCGGGCTACCTACCGGACACGGAGTTCTTCGGTTTTGATGATGCCTTTGAGGCACCGGGTCTGCCGTTTATACTTGGCAGGCAGTATGACCTGCACGAGCTGTATAGCCGCATGAACCGCAACGGCTGGTACACCGACAGCAGCCAGTACCTCAACACGCCGTTCAGCAGCATCTTTAGTGAAACTTTTACCGGCCGCGCCAACCTGGAGCCGTTCCGCAACTTTACTGTAACGGTGGATGTGCGCCGCGCCAAGTCTGAGATAGAGGAAGTGTTCTACCGCAAGGAGTTTGATGACTTTGGCAACGTAGGCACGGAAGACCAGCGCCAGAACCCGTTTACCTCCGGCGCGTTCAGCACCTCGTTTATGGCGCTAGGTACGCTGTTTGAGTCTACTGACGATGGCTTGTCCGATGCCTTTGAGCAGTTTATCCGCAACCGCCACGTGGTGCGCGACAAACTGACGGCTGCCAACACCGCCGCCGGCGACTCAGGGTATAGCCTCAACTCGCAGGACGTGTTGCTCAAGTCGTTCCTGTACGCGTACCAGGGCCGTGAGATAAATGGCTACGAGGCGAAGCACGAGAACCCGTTCAGCCGCCTGCCGATACCGAACTGGAGCGTAACCTATAACGGTCTGGAGCGCCTGCCGCTCTTCCAGAAATGGTTCAGCCAGATCAGCTTGTTGCATGCTTACAACTCTAGCTACAATATTACCAGCTACTCCACTTCGCTGGCCTATCAGCAGGAGCCGGAGGGCTTCCCGACGCAGAAGAACGAGTTTGGCCGCATAGAGCCATACTTTATCGTGAACCAGCTGACGGTGATAGAGCGCCTGGCACCGCTGCTGGGCGTCAACTTCAGGACGAAGACAAACCTTACCGGCCGGCTGGAGTATAAGTTGGAGCGAAACCTGTCGCTGAACCTGACGAATGCACAGATAACCGAGACGAACGTGAAGGATTACGTGGTCGGCTTCGGCTACACCACCACCAGCTTTAAGCTGCCGTTTACCAACACCACACTGGACAACGAGCTGACCATGCGCATGGACCTGCAGGTGCGGGATAACCAAACGGTGCAGCGCGCCATCTCCACCGACAATACCGGCGTGGAGCGCAGCCAGAACCAGATAACCAACGGTACACGCCAGTTGCAGCTGCGCCCAACCATAGACTACGTGCTGAGCCAACGCCTCAACCTGCAGTTGTATGTGCTGCGCACGGTGTCGGATCCAAAAATATCCACCTCGTTCCGCAACAGTGTCACCGAGGGCGGCGTTCAGTTGCGGGTAAGCCTGCAATAAAGTTTTAGCATTCAGAAAAAGGGCGTATTTTTGAGGAGTAATCTAAAAACACATATCACATGAACCTACCTGAAAACTTAAAGTATACCAAAGACCACGAGTGGGTACGCGTAGAAGGCGACGTAGCTTACGTTGGCATCACTGACTTTGCTCAGAGCGAGCTCGGCGACATCGTTTACGTTGACATCGACACCGTAGACAAGGACATCAACCAGAATGATGTATTTGGCACAGTAGAGGCCGTTAAGACCGTTTCTGACCTGTTTAGCCCACTAAGCGGCACGGTACAGGAGTTTAACGGGAAGCTGGAGGATAACCCGGAATTGGTTAATTCTGACCCTTATGGCGAAGGCTGGATCATTAAAATGTCTATAAGCGACGCGAGCCAGGTAGCAGACCTGCTTACAGCTGAAGGCTATCGCGAGGTAATTGGTCAATAACGCTAAGGTATAGGAGTAGTTTTGATCCTTCGCTACAACCTATTCACCATTATGTGGGCAGCAGTGATCCTACTGACGACACTGCTGCCCTCTCCCTCCCTTCCTGCTTCCCTCTCTCTCTGGGAGCTTATCTCCTTCGATTCCTTTGCGCACGCCTTCATGTTCTGCGTGCTTTGCTTCCTGATGATCGTGGGACTGTCCAAGCAGTTCACCTACCCGAAACTGCACCGCTACGCTATCCGCGCCAGTCTTCTTATCAGCACTCTCTTCGGTATTTCGATTGAGCTGATGCAGCACCTCTTTATCTATGGCCGCCAAGGCGATATCATTGATGTACTGGCTAACACCATTGGCTGCCTGCTGGGTATTGTGCTGTTCAAGTTGATTTATGTGTGGTAGCGGGAGTAATTAGCTTTCAGCTGCTAGGCTAACTTTTATACTTACCGGTTTATACTTTTGTAGCTTTGGTTTCGCTGGCGTGGGCTTGCAGCCCGTGACTTTTTAAACCTTATACTTCGGCTATACTTCACTAGCCCCTGCTTCCTGCAATTGGAGCCAAGCTATCCTTACTAGCTGCCTTTCCTCCACGGCCTTAATGCCTACCCGTTTCACTTCATACTTTGGTACTCTCCAACCCGAGAGGGCTCGTCCTGGGGGTAGGGGCCCTCGATAAGGGCATCGCGCTGGGAGCTTTTCCTGCCCTCGTACCTCGGGCTGCCCTTAACGGGCACCGGAAAAACTCGCATAGGCGCTCAACCCAAGGACTGGATATCAGTTCGATAGCTGCGACTAACGGAGCCCAACCACCTCTACCCCTCCTTAGATAAGGAGGGGTAGAGGTGGTTGGGCTCCGTACTAGCTTCGTCTCCTGTTCTTAGGGGAGGGGTAGTCTCCTTTTGAAGTCTCAGATCCCGAACTCATTTCGAGGCCGGGCACGGGGTTGTTAAACCCTATCTTACACTCCAAATTATCTTCTATCTTAGCACCATGAACAAGCTTTATACTTCCTTCCTCGCCCTATGCCTGGTTGCACCCACGCTTCTGCAAGCGCAGGACATGGCTCGCGTTCGGCAAACCCTGGATACCCTTACTTCCAAAACCATGTATGGCCGCGGCTATACGTTCGACGGCGACCTGAAAGCGGCGAAGTATCTCAAGTACAGATTCGAGGAGATGGGACTGGAGCCATTGGCAGGTGATGCATACTTCCAGGAGTTCAGTTTCCCGGTGAACCGCATTGTGGAGACGCCGCAGCTGCAGGTAAACGGGCAGGCGCTGGTGCCGGGGCAGGATTTCGTAGCACGGGCTTCTTCCGGCTCAGGGGCCGGTAAGGCCAAGCTACTGCCGCTCGACACCCTTATCTTCACAGAAGCCAGGGCAGCGCAAAAGTTTTTCCGCAAGGATTTCTCCAAAGTAGCCCTGGTGTACCCGCAGCAGGAGCAGAAGCGCTTGGCCGGGCTGCCGGTGCAGTACCAGCAACTGCTGCAGCAGGCAAAACTGCATATTATACTTCAGCCCAAAAACCTGCTCACCACCGTAGCCAGGCAGCAGGAGGCGGTGCCGGTGCTGGAGGTGCTGCAACATGTTTGGCCGCAGCAGGCCAAAAAAGTAACCTTTAGCGTGCAGGCCAACCTGAACCCGCAGCACCAGACGCAGAATGTGATCGGCTTTATCCCGGGTAGTCAGCAACCGGACTCGGTGCTGGTGTTTACCGCCCACTACGACCACCTCGGCAGCCAGGGTAGGGAAGTATACTTTCCGGGGGCCAACGACAATGCCAGCGGCACCGCCATGCTGCTGGAACTGGCGCAGCATTACAGCCGCCCCGAAAACCGGCCAAAGTATACCATGGTGTTCATGGCCTTTGCCGCCGAGGAGGCTGGCCTGCTGGGCTCCTTCCACTACGTGCAGCATCCGCTCTTCCCACTCCGCCAGATTTCCTTCCTCGTAAACCTGGACCTGCTGGGCACTGGCGACGATGGCCTGATGGTGGTGAATGGCAAAGTACATGAGCCAGCGTTTAAGTTGTTGCAGCGCCTGAACGAACAGCACCAGTGCCTGCCACAGATCAAAAGCCGGGGCAAGGCCGCCAACTCCGACCATTACCCTTTTTCGGAGGCAGGTGTGCCCGCCTTCTTCTTTTATACCTTAGGAGGCACCGCTGCCTATCATAATCCGCAGGACCATGCCGCACAGCTGCCGCTCACCAGATTTCCGGAGGTGTTTAAGCTGATAACTGATTTTGCCGGCGCCCTGATGGCAAACAATGAAGTGAATTAACAATAGTATACACTAAAAAGCCGGAGCCGCTGCAACAACGTTACAGCGGCTCCGGCTTTTATACTTGTAAGCTATACTTACAGGATGTTGTTGATCTGCTCTTTTATCTTCTCCAGTTCCTCCTTCATCTCCACCACATGATGCTGAATGGTGGCGTCGTTGGCTTTGGAGCCGATGGTGTTTATCTCACGCCCGATTTCCTGCGAGATAAAGCCCAGTTTCTTTCCGGTTGGCTCCGGCAGGTACACTGTTTCGGTGAAGTAGTGCAGGTGGTTTACCAGGCGTACTTTCTCCTCGGCAATGTCCAGCTTCTCCATATAATAGATCATCTCCTGCTCAAAACGATTCTGGTCGAAGTGCTCGGAGGTGGATATCTCCGCCAGGTGGCCACGTATGCGGGTACGGATCTGCTCCATGCGCACCGGATCATGTTTGTCTATCTCGGCCAGCAGAATACGGATGCGGTCTATGTAGGCCAATATCTCAGCCGTCAGCGCCTTGCCCTCATCGGCCCGGAAGGTGTTGATACCTTGCAGCGCCTCCTGCAGCAGCGGCTGCACCAGGCTCCACTCTGCCTCAGCGGTCTCTTCGTCCTGCTCCTCCTGCTGCAGCACCTCCGGCATGTGCAGGGCCAGTCGGAAGAGTTCTCCCTTGTCGGCTCCCAACTGGCTGGCCACCTCGCTCAACTCTGTGTAGTAGGCCTTTAGCAGGTCTTTGTTTACAGTATTGCGCGCCTTCTGCGTCTTGTTCTTCGTGAACTCCACATTTACGCTCACCTTCCCCCGCACCAGCGCCTTCTGCACCATATTCCGGATTTCATACTCTTTGTCAGAGAGTACTTTTGGGGTGCGCACGCTCAGGTCCATACTTTTGGAGTTGAGCGAGCGGATTTCTACGGAGATACAATACTGGTCGGCATCAAGGCGGGCACTGCCAAAGCCTGTCATGGACTGCAACATAAGCTCTTTATAAAATGATACTTTGGCAAATTAGGCATAATTCTTCAAATTTGCGCAGCCAGTGGCGCTAAAGCTGGTTAAAAGCCGCTGTTAACTGTGTGCGGTGCGCGTATAAATTCCTTAACTTTTTGAGCCATGAAATTTGGTGTAGTAGTTTTTCCGGGGTCCAACTGCGACCAAGACCTTGTTGATGCTATAAGCCTTGGCCTGGGGCAAGAATGCGTAAAGCTGTGGCACAAAGACCACGATTTGCAAGGATGTGATTTTATACTGCTGCCCGGCGGCTTCTCTTACGGCGACTACCTGCGCTCCGGTGCCATTGCACGCTTCTCTCCAATTATGCAGGAGGTGGTGCAGCACGCCAACCGTGGCGGCTATGTAATGGGCATCTGCAACGGTTTCCAGATACTGACCGAGGCCGGCCTGCTGCCGGGCGCCCTGCTGCGCAACGCCAACCAAAAGTTTATCTGCGACAACGTCTACATCAAGCCGGTAACCAACAACCTGCTGCCTACGCGCAACCTGGATCTGGACAAGGCCTATAAAATACCGGTGGCGCATGGCGAAGGCCGCTACCACGCCGACAAGGAAACGCTGCGCAAACTCGAGGACAATGACCAGATCATGTTCAAGTATAGCAGCAACGTGGCCGACACACACGACATTTACAACATCAATGGCAGCCTGCTCAACATTGCCGGTGTGGCCAACGAGCAGAAGAACGTGTTCGGTATGATGCCGCACCCGGAGCGCGCCGTGGACCCGGAACTGGGCAACACCGATGGCCGCGCCATTTTCGAGTCTATCCTGAACCTGGTAAACGCCTAGTTTAGTTAAACCATACTTTAAAAGCCCAAAGCCCCGGTTGACTACTCAGCCGGGGCTTTGGGCTTTTATAAAATACTGCGGGCTTCATCAGTAGTACCAATGCTGCTAGCCTATCTCATGGTTTTCAGCAGAAATTCGGTACTTTTGTACCCCAATAAAAAGTCGCAATACCTTATGACACTTACCCCACCTTGATTTTACCTGTTCAAGTATACTTTCCAGCTACCGGGCAAACAATAGTCTGCCCCGGTAGCTGGACATTCCATTTACCATATTTTATACTTTAAGAGCGGATTTCTCAAGGATTTGGGGTGCTGAGGCCGGTTGGCTGCGGGTTATGCTTTCTACTGGTACTGCGTAACAGTTTCATAGTATAACACCTTAGGAGGCGAGGCAGGAAGACATTTGCACCTGCTGCACCCACCAATTCCCCGCTCCGATTTTTCCTGACCAATACCATGAAACAATACCTCAGGCTGTTTGACTTCAGCCAAAAAGTCGATTATAAAATCGAAGTCCTGGCAGGCCTCACGGTCGCCATGACCATGATCCCCGAGTCCCTTTCTTTCGCCATACTTGCCGGTTTTCCGCCGCTAGTGGGTTTATACGCCGCCTTTATCATGGGCTTGGTAACGGCCGTTTTCGGTGGCCGGCCGGGCATGGTTTCAGGCGGCGCGGGCGCCACAGCGGTAGTGCTTATTGCCCTGATGCAGTCGCATGGGCTGGAGTACGTTTTTGCGGCCGTAGCGCTGGCCGGTATCCTGCAGATTTTGGTGGGCTTGTTTAAGTTGGGCAAGTTTATCCGTCTGGTGCCGCAGCCGGTGATGTATGGCTTTGTAAACGGCCTGGCTGTTATCATTTTCATGTCGCAGATAGAGCAATTTAAAATAGTGCAGAACGGTGAAGTAGCTTGGCTATCGGGCACGCCCCTATACGTCATGGCTGGCTTAGTAGCGCTGACCATCGCTATTATCGTGCTGCTGCCGCGCCTTACGAAGGCCGTTCCGCCATCGCTGGTTGCCATTATTGTAGTGTTCGGGGTAGTGATGGGCTTCGGCATTGATACAAAGCTGGTGAAGGACATTGCCGCAGTGAGCGGTAGCCTGCCACCTTTCCATATACCACAGGTGCCGCTAACGCTGGAAATGCTGCAGGTAATCTTTCCTTATGCTTTGATCATGGCCGGTGTAGGATTAACTGAAAGCCTGCTGACCCTGAACCTGGTGGATGAAATTACCGGTACCCGGGGCCAGGGCAACCGTGAAAGTATAGCCCAAGGCAGCGCTAACCTGTTGAACGGCTTTTTCTTCGGGATGGGCGGCTGCGCCATGATCGCACAAACGCTGGTTAACCTCTCGGCTGGAGCCCGCGCGCGTTTAGCGGGTGTTGTTGCTGCCCTTACTATTCTGGCGGTTATACTTGTTGGTGCTCCTATCATTGAGCGGGTGCCCATGGCCGCGCTGGTGGGCGTAATGGTCATGGTGGCCGTTGGCACTTTCGAGTGGATCAGCTTTAGGATCATCAACAAAATGCCGAAACAGGATGTGTTTGTGGGTATTCTGGTGGCAGTCATCACCATCTGGCTCCATAACCTGGCACTGGCCGTACTGATCGGCGTGATCATCTCGGCGCTGGTATTTGCCTGGGAAAGCGCTAAACGCATCCGGGCCAGAAAGTATACTGATACAAATGGGGTAAAGCATTATGAGATTTACGGGCCGTTATTCTTCGGCTCTGTTACTGCCTTTTCCGAAAAGTTCGATGTCCTGCATGATCCCCAGGAGGTAGTCATTGATTTTAAGGAAAGCCGAGTCGCTGACATGTCAGGCATAGATGCCCTGAACAAGCTAACGGAGCGGTACCATAAAGCTGGGAAGAAGCTCCACTTAAAGCACCTAAGCCAGGACTGCCTGCTGCTGCTCCGGAATGCCGAGCAGGTAATTGATGTGAACATCGTGGAGGACCCGCACTATGCCGTTGTTACCGATAAGCTGTCGTAACCTATAGCCGGTGCGAAAGTATAAACCCCGCTGCTCTTCAAGATATGAATGGCAGCGGGGTTTATACTTTTATACTTGATGAGCATGCTGCAGGGCAGACAGCAAAGCTTTTCACCCTTACTTCACCATTTCATTCACTCCGTCAATCATGGCTATCACCTCGCCGGGATGCTCCCCCACTTTCTCAGCGCGCTGCTTGCCTAGCCGCACGATCACGATGTTCTTTTCAGGTATCACGATGATGTATTGCCCCAGTATGCCCCGGGCATAAAAAATGTCCTGCCCTTTGTAGCCGGGCATCAGCCACCACTGATACCCGTAGAAGTCTACTTTTTTACCGGTAGAGGCATTCGTAAGACCATTGGGAGTAAGCGAGGCTTTGACATAGGCTGGCGGCACGATGGTATCGCCGTTCCAGATGCCCTTATGCAGGTATAGCCGGCCGAGGCGGGCGAAGTCGCGGGCATTGGAGAAAAAGCAGCAGTAAGCCTTCTCAACACCTTCGGGTTGGTCCACGCTCCACCCTGCATCCTGGGCTGCACCCAAAGGCTTCCAGAGCTTCTCCTCGGCGTATTCGCTCAGGCTCTTGCCGGTGGCCTCCTGCAGCACAAAAGCCAGCACCTGCGTGTCGCCGCTCTTGTAGGCCCAGCGCTGCCCCGGCGCCTCCTCCACATCCAGCCGGTTTATGACCTTCTTCAGGTCGGAGCCATAGTAGGCTTCAGTTGTCATGGAAAGGGGGTTCATGTAAGATTCCTCCCAGTTCAGGCCTGAACTCATCCACAGCAGGTGCTTTATGGTGATCTTGGCTTTATCACCCTTCCGGAAACCAGGCAGGAAATCACCCACCGGCTGCTCCACGCTTTTTATCTTCCCCTCTTTAATCGCCATGCCCACCAGCATGCTCACGATGCTTTTAGCCATGGAGAACGAGTTGCTCAGCGACTCCTCGGAGTAACCATCCCAGTACTGCTCGTAAAGGATGGAATCCTCTTTCACCACCAAAAAGGCCACCGACTCCAGTTTTTTGTGCAGTTGCTCCAGTTTCCGCGGCTGCTCCACCTGATTGTACATCTTAGTCAAGGGCCAGGGCTGCCCGGTAGCGGGTGCCTCTATCTCGCGCTGCTCAAAAATAGTGTTGTCGTCGATATCGGCGAAGTTGTAGACAAGGGCTTTGTAGATATAGTTCTTGTCGGCCATGTTTATCCAGGCTGCCAGCAGGCCCAGCAAAAGTAGCGTGCCCAGGCCAAAACGTTTGGCTTTGCGGTTCATCCGGTGGTGTGGTTGTCTTTAGAAATCGTAGCCCAGTGTTACGTAAAACTTAGGGCCTACGCGGTTATCCTCGGCCTCGCCCCAGGCTACATCCAGCTTGCCGTACACCCCCAGCAGCGTGGTGCGGGCACCAAAGCCATACCCCACCAGGAAGGGGTTGCGGTAGTTAATCACCGTGATGTCGAACTTATCTACATTCAGCTGCCCTGTAGACCCTCCGGTGATACGCGTGTTGATGGAGTTATCGCCTGAGAAGGGGTTGGCGCCGCTGTAGGCGGAGCCCGCATCGGCAAAGGCCGTAAGCTGCAGGTTACGGAAAAAGCCGGAGCCAATGGGGCCGTTGTACAGGTACTGCACAATGGGTATGCGCAGCTCGGCGTTGGCCAGCAGGTGGTTGCTGCCGCTACGCACGTTAAAGTTAAAGCCCCTGAGCGGGGTGACATACTCCAGGTAGAAGAGATCGGCCGGGGAGTTTACCTGCACGTCATTCAGTTCTGCCTCATCGTCCTCGTCGGCCAGCAGCCAGTTGTCCATTCCGCCGATCAGGAATTTTTTGGGCGAGTTGCCAAAAAACCTGCCATAGCTCAGGTGCGTGGCCAGTATGATCTGGCGATGGATCTTGAGATAATGCCGGAAATCAGCATAGAACTTATTGAAATCGCCCTGTGAGCCCTCAAAGCCCTTCAGGGCCATAAATCCGACCTTAAAGCGGGTCCCCTCGCGCTGGTTCACGCCCGTGATCACGCTGTTGTCATACACCAACTCCGCATTGCCCCCCCAGAACGTCTCCACCGTATCCGGAATAGAGAAGTCGTTCTTAAAGGTGAATCGGGTGCTGACGAACTTTGGCTTCAGGTGCAGGCTGGTGCTGTGGCTGAACGGGTACTTGAGCACCGGCGTCAGCTCGTTCTTGGTGAAGTTCACGATAGAGCCGGGCGCGTTCAGGAGGCTTCCGCGTAGCGTGGAGCGCTCAAACTGCACGCCCAGGTCCACGCGGCTGGTCAGGTTCATGTACTCAGCAAAGAAGTTGTTCGTCTCGAAGTCGGTGCGCATAAAGGCCGTGCCCCGGATGCGGTGGTTCTCGAACAGGTCTGCCATCTCCACGCCAGCCACCAGGCCAAAGCCCAGCAGCGGGTCGGCATGCACCGTGGTAATGATCTCTTGCACGCTAAAGCGCAGGTCGTAGTCCAAGGGGCCCAGTAAGTCTACGCCGTTGCCACTGCTGCCGGCTCTGCGCACAGGCGCCGTATTGCGCTTTTGCTGCTGCGCCTGCCGTTGGGCATCGTTAAACTCATAATCCTCTATGTTGATCTCCCCCTCCTCGCGCACATTGCCCTGCGTGCGTTTCTCCTGCTCCAGCAGCCTGCGGCGTGTAGCAGCGGCAGTGGCTTCCTGCGTGGTCCGGGCGCGGGTTTCAAGTATGATCTGGCGGGAGGTCTTTGGCAGTGCATCCAGCGTGGAGGCCTCGTAGTTGGGCAGCAGGTACACAAAGCTATTGCCCTCGTCGGCAGCTACCACCGCCAGTACATTGGCCGACGGCACGTAATCGTACTGCTCTATACTTTGCACAAAGTTCGTTACCGGTGTGTTGGTGCCAGTGCTCAGGTCATAGCGGTACACGCTCCGGATGCCGCTCTCCTCGCCCAGGTACACCAGGTTGCCATCGGCTGTGGGGCGCGGATTTACTTCGCTGGCGATGGAGCTGGTCAGCTGCCGCACGTTGCTATCCGGCCCCTCCTGCTGCAGCAGGAAGATGTCGTAGTTGTTTACAATGCTGTTGAAATCGGGTTTTGCGGCTGTGGCGGAGGAATCCTGCCAGCGGTTGGAGCTGAAGGCGATGCCCCCGTTATTGCGGA is a window of Pontibacter kalidii DNA encoding:
- the gcvH gene encoding glycine cleavage system protein GcvH, encoding MNLPENLKYTKDHEWVRVEGDVAYVGITDFAQSELGDIVYVDIDTVDKDINQNDVFGTVEAVKTVSDLFSPLSGTVQEFNGKLEDNPELVNSDPYGEGWIIKMSISDASQVADLLTAEGYREVIGQ
- a CDS encoding VanZ family protein, with product MWAAVILLTTLLPSPSLPASLSLWELISFDSFAHAFMFCVLCFLMIVGLSKQFTYPKLHRYAIRASLLISTLFGISIELMQHLFIYGRQGDIIDVLANTIGCLLGIVLFKLIYVW
- a CDS encoding M28 family metallopeptidase, translated to MNKLYTSFLALCLVAPTLLQAQDMARVRQTLDTLTSKTMYGRGYTFDGDLKAAKYLKYRFEEMGLEPLAGDAYFQEFSFPVNRIVETPQLQVNGQALVPGQDFVARASSGSGAGKAKLLPLDTLIFTEARAAQKFFRKDFSKVALVYPQQEQKRLAGLPVQYQQLLQQAKLHIILQPKNLLTTVARQQEAVPVLEVLQHVWPQQAKKVTFSVQANLNPQHQTQNVIGFIPGSQQPDSVLVFTAHYDHLGSQGREVYFPGANDNASGTAMLLELAQHYSRPENRPKYTMVFMAFAAEEAGLLGSFHYVQHPLFPLRQISFLVNLDLLGTGDDGLMVVNGKVHEPAFKLLQRLNEQHQCLPQIKSRGKAANSDHYPFSEAGVPAFFFYTLGGTAAYHNPQDHAAQLPLTRFPEVFKLITDFAGALMANNEVN
- a CDS encoding YicC/YloC family endoribonuclease; translation: MLQSMTGFGSARLDADQYCISVEIRSLNSKSMDLSVRTPKVLSDKEYEIRNMVQKALVRGKVSVNVEFTKNKTQKARNTVNKDLLKAYYTELSEVASQLGADKGELFRLALHMPEVLQQEEQDEETAEAEWSLVQPLLQEALQGINTFRADEGKALTAEILAYIDRIRILLAEIDKHDPVRMEQIRTRIRGHLAEISTSEHFDQNRFEQEMIYYMEKLDIAEEKVRLVNHLHYFTETVYLPEPTGKKLGFISQEIGREINTIGSKANDATIQHHVVEMKEELEKIKEQINNIL
- the purQ gene encoding phosphoribosylformylglycinamidine synthase subunit PurQ, producing MKFGVVVFPGSNCDQDLVDAISLGLGQECVKLWHKDHDLQGCDFILLPGGFSYGDYLRSGAIARFSPIMQEVVQHANRGGYVMGICNGFQILTEAGLLPGALLRNANQKFICDNVYIKPVTNNLLPTRNLDLDKAYKIPVAHGEGRYHADKETLRKLEDNDQIMFKYSSNVADTHDIYNINGSLLNIAGVANEQKNVFGMMPHPERAVDPELGNTDGRAIFESILNLVNA
- a CDS encoding SulP family inorganic anion transporter: MKQYLRLFDFSQKVDYKIEVLAGLTVAMTMIPESLSFAILAGFPPLVGLYAAFIMGLVTAVFGGRPGMVSGGAGATAVVLIALMQSHGLEYVFAAVALAGILQILVGLFKLGKFIRLVPQPVMYGFVNGLAVIIFMSQIEQFKIVQNGEVAWLSGTPLYVMAGLVALTIAIIVLLPRLTKAVPPSLVAIIVVFGVVMGFGIDTKLVKDIAAVSGSLPPFHIPQVPLTLEMLQVIFPYALIMAGVGLTESLLTLNLVDEITGTRGQGNRESIAQGSANLLNGFFFGMGGCAMIAQTLVNLSAGARARLAGVVAALTILAVILVGAPIIERVPMAALVGVMVMVAVGTFEWISFRIINKMPKQDVFVGILVAVITIWLHNLALAVLIGVIISALVFAWESAKRIRARKYTDTNGVKHYEIYGPLFFGSVTAFSEKFDVLHDPQEVVIDFKESRVADMSGIDALNKLTERYHKAGKKLHLKHLSQDCLLLLRNAEQVIDVNIVEDPHYAVVTDKLS